From the genome of Marixanthomonas ophiurae, one region includes:
- the odhB gene encoding 2-oxoglutarate dehydrogenase complex dihydrolipoyllysine-residue succinyltransferase: MALEMKVPSPGESITEVEIAQWLVEDGDYVEKDQAIAEIDSDKATLELPAEASGIITRKAEEGDAVAVGEVVCLIDTEAEKPSGSDDDSDDDSDDEKKSEDKDNDKPEAKTEKPSKPSTQSQEQDKKTYATGTPSPSAKKIMDEKGVDAKNVKGSGRDGRITKDDAVKANPSMGSPGTGSRGTERKKLSMLRRKVAERLVSAKNETAMLTTFNEVDMSPIFELRKKYKENFKKKHGVSLGFMSFFTLAVVRALDMYPDVNSMIDGDYQIKYDNKDISIAVSGPKGLMVPVIRNAENLSFRGVEDEVKRLALRARDGKITVDEMTGGTFTISNGGVFGSMLSTPIINPPQSAILGMHNIVERPIARDGAIAIAPIMYVALSYDHRIIDGKESVGFLVAIKEALESPEELLMDNDVKKALEL; this comes from the coding sequence ATGGCATTAGAAATGAAAGTTCCCTCACCGGGAGAATCCATAACCGAAGTAGAAATAGCACAATGGTTAGTTGAGGATGGCGACTATGTAGAAAAAGATCAAGCCATTGCAGAAATTGACAGTGATAAAGCAACCTTAGAATTACCTGCTGAAGCAAGCGGTATTATTACCCGTAAAGCAGAAGAGGGCGATGCTGTAGCTGTGGGAGAGGTGGTTTGTTTAATCGATACTGAAGCTGAAAAGCCAAGTGGCTCAGATGATGATTCTGATGATGATTCTGATGATGAAAAAAAATCAGAAGATAAAGACAACGATAAACCTGAAGCAAAAACAGAAAAACCATCTAAGCCTTCTACACAATCGCAAGAGCAGGATAAAAAAACATATGCTACCGGAACACCATCTCCTTCTGCTAAGAAGATTATGGACGAAAAAGGAGTGGATGCCAAAAATGTTAAAGGCTCTGGACGTGATGGACGTATAACAAAAGACGATGCAGTGAAAGCGAATCCATCGATGGGATCCCCTGGAACTGGTAGCAGAGGCACGGAACGTAAAAAGCTTTCAATGCTTAGACGTAAAGTTGCAGAGCGCTTAGTTTCAGCAAAAAATGAAACAGCTATGCTTACTACCTTTAACGAGGTGGATATGAGTCCTATTTTTGAGTTACGTAAAAAGTATAAAGAAAACTTTAAAAAGAAGCATGGTGTAAGTCTTGGCTTTATGTCATTCTTCACGTTAGCCGTTGTTAGAGCATTAGACATGTACCCAGATGTTAACTCTATGATTGATGGTGATTATCAAATAAAATATGACAACAAAGACATTTCAATAGCGGTTTCTGGTCCTAAAGGATTGATGGTTCCAGTTATTAGAAATGCAGAAAATTTAAGCTTTAGAGGTGTTGAGGACGAAGTAAAACGATTGGCACTTAGAGCTCGTGATGGAAAAATCACGGTTGATGAGATGACAGGCGGTACTTTTACCATCTCCAATGGAGGTGTTTTTGGAAGTATGCTTTCAACTCCAATTATTAACCCTCCACAATCTGCTATTTTGGGAATGCATAATATTGTTGAGCGTCCAATTGCCAGAGATGGAGCTATAGCCATTGCGCCAATTATGTACGTTGCACTATCCTATGACCATAGAATAATCGACGGAAAAGAATCTGTTGGGTTTTTGGTTGCTATTAAAGAAGCTTTAGAAAGTCCTGAAGAACTTTTAATGGACAACGATGTTAAAAAAGCTTTAGAACTTTAA
- a CDS encoding response regulator produces MNTQTIITADDHPLLLKGLNDFLLEKEYNIIGSAHNGRDAYNIIAKEKPSIAILDIQMPYMSGIEIARKCKENLIATKIVLITLHKEKELYLKAQELNIFGYVLKEFALEEIENCINTVTRGDKYFSPKIKELLDEILFSDSALNALTPSEKKILKLIANDKTNKEIASLLFISHRTVEKHRSNIISKLDLEPKTNSLLIWAKENHDKML; encoded by the coding sequence ATGAACACACAAACCATCATAACAGCAGATGATCATCCCCTTTTATTGAAAGGGTTAAATGATTTTTTACTAGAAAAAGAATATAACATTATTGGTAGTGCGCATAATGGAAGGGATGCCTACAATATAATTGCCAAAGAAAAACCTAGCATTGCCATTCTAGATATACAAATGCCTTATATGTCTGGAATTGAAATAGCCAGAAAATGCAAGGAGAATTTAATCGCCACTAAAATTGTACTCATAACACTGCATAAAGAGAAAGAGCTTTATCTTAAAGCCCAAGAGTTAAACATATTTGGTTATGTTTTAAAAGAATTTGCATTAGAAGAAATTGAAAATTGTATTAATACCGTTACAAGAGGCGATAAGTATTTCAGCCCAAAGATAAAGGAACTACTTGATGAAATTCTTTTTTCTGATAGTGCCTTAAATGCATTAACCCCTTCTGAAAAAAAGATATTAAAATTAATTGCAAACGATAAAACCAATAAAGAAATAGCTTCTCTGCTTTTTATCTCGCACCGAACTGTTGAAAAACATAGAAGTAATATAATATCTAAATTAGATTTAGAGCCTAAAACAAACAGCTTGCTTATTTGGGCCAAGGAAAATCACGATAAAATGCTGTAA
- a CDS encoding 2-oxoglutarate dehydrogenase E1 component, translating to MDRYSFLNAVHPSYIAELYDKYLQYPDSVEPSWRAFFQGFDFGIENDSLEALGIEKNGEIPEGYFKEFQVIKLIDAYRSRGHLFTKTNPVRERRKYTPKLDIENFGLSQDDLQTSFKAGEILGIGESTLEEILKHLNKIYCDSIGIEYMYIRKPEEIQWIQDKLNVNENQPKFSADKKKHILKKLNEAVAFESFLHTKYVGQKRFSLEGGESLIPGLDALIESAAEKGVEEFVMGMAHRGRLSTLTNIFGKSAKDIFSEFDGKDYEQVIFDGDVKYHLGWTSKRKTDSGKEINLNIAPNPSHLETVGAVVQGIARAKQDDHHLEHPEKVLPIVVHGDAAIAGQGIVYEIVQMAQLDGYKTQGTIHIVVNNQVGFTTNYLAGRSSTYCTDVAKVTLSPVLHVNADDVEAVVHAMLFALEFRMHFKHDVFIDLLGYRKYGHNEGDEPKFTQPKLYKAISKHENPRDLYSEKLIKEGVIDKEYTKKLEKEYKNKLEENLEDSRKEEKTEISAIMQEEWEGFNYAEEDKMMEDVDTTFDLDKMTEIAEVITKLPEDKKFLRKVTKLIKARNKMYFEDNKLDWAMGELLAYGTLLAEGHDVRITGQDVERGTFSHRHAVIKAEENEEEVVLLNELSEEQAHFYIYNSLLSEYAVVGFDYGYAMASPITLCIWEAQFGDFSNGAQIMIDQYISAAEDKWKLQNGLVMLLPHGYEGQGAEHSSARMERYLQLCAKDNMFVADCTTPANFYHLLRRQIKVDYRKPLIVFTPKSLLRHSKVVSTKEELANGTFQMVIDDADAKVSKVKTLVFLTGKFYYDLLEVKEEEKRDDVALVRVEQLFPLPTEQMKKLMKKYKNAKDVVWAQEEPKNMGAYSHILMHFEEARNFRVCSRKMYAAPASGSSVRSKQRHQKVIESVFDTNEK from the coding sequence ATGGATAGATATTCTTTTCTAAATGCGGTACACCCTTCGTACATCGCAGAACTTTACGACAAATACTTACAATATCCAGATAGTGTTGAGCCTAGTTGGCGAGCTTTCTTCCAAGGTTTTGACTTTGGGATTGAAAACGATTCGTTAGAAGCACTCGGTATTGAGAAAAATGGTGAGATACCTGAAGGCTATTTTAAAGAATTTCAGGTAATTAAGTTGATTGATGCATATCGATCTCGTGGCCACTTGTTTACAAAAACAAACCCTGTACGCGAGAGAAGAAAATATACTCCTAAACTTGATATTGAGAATTTTGGATTGTCACAAGACGATTTGCAAACTTCTTTTAAAGCAGGAGAAATACTAGGTATTGGCGAATCAACGCTTGAAGAAATTCTAAAACACCTAAATAAGATCTATTGCGATTCTATTGGTATTGAATATATGTATATTCGGAAGCCTGAAGAAATTCAGTGGATTCAAGATAAGCTGAATGTTAATGAAAATCAGCCAAAATTTTCAGCAGACAAAAAGAAACATATTCTTAAAAAATTAAATGAAGCCGTCGCTTTTGAAAGCTTTTTGCACACTAAATATGTGGGGCAAAAACGGTTTTCATTGGAAGGTGGAGAAAGTTTAATCCCTGGTTTGGATGCTTTAATTGAAAGTGCTGCCGAAAAAGGTGTTGAAGAGTTTGTTATGGGAATGGCCCACCGAGGTCGTTTAAGTACTTTGACCAACATTTTTGGTAAAAGCGCTAAAGACATTTTTAGTGAATTTGACGGGAAAGATTACGAACAAGTTATTTTTGATGGTGATGTAAAATATCACTTAGGTTGGACTTCAAAGCGGAAAACCGATAGCGGAAAAGAAATTAACCTTAATATAGCACCAAACCCTTCGCATCTTGAAACGGTTGGCGCTGTAGTGCAGGGTATTGCGCGTGCAAAACAAGATGATCACCACTTAGAGCATCCTGAAAAAGTACTACCTATTGTAGTGCACGGAGATGCTGCTATTGCGGGACAAGGTATTGTGTACGAAATTGTGCAAATGGCGCAATTAGATGGCTACAAAACACAAGGAACCATTCATATTGTAGTAAATAACCAAGTTGGTTTTACCACGAATTATTTAGCGGGTCGTTCTTCAACCTATTGTACCGATGTAGCTAAAGTAACGCTTTCACCAGTGCTTCACGTAAATGCAGATGATGTAGAAGCTGTGGTGCATGCGATGCTTTTTGCGTTAGAATTTAGAATGCATTTTAAACATGATGTTTTTATAGACTTACTAGGATATAGAAAATATGGACATAATGAAGGTGATGAGCCTAAGTTTACACAGCCAAAATTGTATAAAGCAATATCAAAACACGAAAATCCTCGTGACCTTTATTCTGAAAAGCTAATTAAAGAAGGTGTAATAGATAAAGAGTACACTAAAAAATTAGAAAAAGAATACAAAAACAAATTAGAAGAAAACCTTGAAGATTCTCGTAAAGAAGAGAAAACGGAAATCAGTGCCATTATGCAAGAAGAATGGGAAGGTTTTAATTATGCCGAAGAGGACAAGATGATGGAAGACGTAGATACTACGTTCGATCTTGATAAAATGACAGAAATAGCCGAAGTAATCACGAAACTTCCAGAAGATAAAAAATTCCTTCGTAAAGTAACTAAGCTGATTAAAGCAAGAAATAAAATGTACTTTGAAGACAACAAGCTAGATTGGGCTATGGGTGAGTTGTTAGCTTACGGTACGTTATTAGCAGAAGGACATGATGTTCGTATAACTGGGCAAGATGTAGAAAGAGGTACTTTTTCACATAGACATGCTGTAATTAAAGCTGAGGAAAACGAAGAAGAAGTTGTATTGTTAAATGAGTTGAGTGAAGAACAGGCTCATTTCTATATTTACAATTCATTACTCTCGGAGTATGCGGTAGTAGGTTTCGATTATGGTTATGCAATGGCAAGCCCTATTACATTGTGTATTTGGGAGGCACAATTTGGTGATTTTAGTAATGGAGCCCAGATAATGATCGATCAATACATTTCGGCTGCAGAAGACAAATGGAAGCTGCAAAACGGATTGGTAATGTTGTTGCCGCACGGTTATGAAGGGCAAGGAGCAGAGCACTCGTCAGCAAGAATGGAACGCTACCTTCAATTATGTGCAAAAGATAACATGTTTGTGGCAGATTGTACCACGCCGGCAAACTTTTACCATTTACTTAGAAGACAAATAAAAGTTGATTACCGTAAACCATTAATTGTATTTACACCAAAAAGTTTGTTGCGTCATTCAAAAGTAGTTTCAACTAAAGAAGAATTAGCGAATGGAACTTTCCAAATGGTTATTGACGATGCAGATGCAAAAGTTTCAAAAGTAAAGACGCTCGTGTTCTTAACGGGTAAATTTTATTACGATCTTTTAGAGGTAAAAGAAGAAGAGAAGCGTGATGATGTTGCGTTGGTTAGAGTAGAACAGTTGTTTCCACTGCCAACTGAACAGATGAAGAAGTTAATGAAAAAATATAAAAACGCTAAAGATGTAGTTTGGGCACAAGAAGAACCTAAAAATATGGGTGCTTACTCACATATATTAATGCATTTTGAGGAAGCACGTAACTTTAGAGTGTGTAGTCGAAAAATGTATGCGGCCCCTGCATCAGGAAGCAGTGTGCGTTCTAAACAACGTCACCAAAAAGTAATTGAGAGCGTTTTTGATACTAACGAAAAATAA
- a CDS encoding TatD family hydrolase, which produces MLTDTHTHLYSDAFNEDRKQMMQRAIDAGVERFFIPAIDSGHTEEMYELEKNYPDQVFLMMGLHPTSVKENYEEELAHIEKQFKKRSFYAVGEIGIDLYWDTSTLAIQQDAFKRQIQLAKKYKLPIVIHCRDAFDEVFEVLESEKGDGLFGIFHCFTGTKEQAEQALSYNMKLGIGGVVTFKNGKIDQFLNQIDLKHIVLETDSPYLSPTPYRGKRNESSYLKLICKKVAQLYTISEEEVARVTTQNSKEVFSK; this is translated from the coding sequence ATGTTAACAGATACACACACACATTTATATAGTGATGCTTTTAATGAAGATAGAAAGCAGATGATGCAGCGGGCTATCGATGCTGGAGTAGAACGTTTTTTTATTCCTGCAATAGATTCGGGGCATACAGAAGAAATGTACGAGTTGGAAAAAAACTATCCTGATCAGGTTTTCTTAATGATGGGGTTGCACCCAACTTCGGTTAAAGAGAACTATGAAGAAGAACTTGCCCACATAGAAAAACAGTTTAAAAAACGTAGCTTTTATGCGGTAGGTGAAATTGGGATTGACCTATATTGGGATACTTCAACCTTGGCTATTCAACAAGATGCATTTAAAAGACAAATACAATTAGCTAAAAAGTACAAATTGCCTATTGTAATTCATTGTAGAGATGCATTTGATGAAGTGTTTGAGGTTTTGGAAAGTGAAAAGGGTGATGGCCTCTTTGGGATTTTTCATTGCTTTACCGGTACAAAAGAGCAAGCAGAGCAAGCCTTGTCTTATAATATGAAATTAGGCATTGGCGGTGTAGTAACCTTTAAAAATGGTAAAATCGATCAATTTCTGAATCAAATTGATTTAAAACATATCGTTTTAGAAACCGATTCACCTTATTTATCTCCAACACCGTATCGTGGTAAACGAAATGAAAGCAGTTACTTAAAGTTGATTTGTAAGAAAGTGGCGCAATTATATACTATTTCAGAAGAAGAAGTAGCTAGAGTGACCACTCAAAATTCAAAAGAAGTATTCAGTAAATAA
- a CDS encoding asparaginase yields the protein MHKKPNILLIYTGGTIGMIKDFETGALRNFNFDDLLKHIPELKLLDCEISTRSFEEPIDSSNMSAKYWTMIAGIIEENYADFDGFVVLHGSDTMSYTASALSFMLENLAKPVVFTGSQLPIGDLRTDAKENLITSIQIAALQEKGRPKISEVCLYFEYKLYRANRTTKINAEHFEAFASLNYPPLVESGVHLFINHEALYKPNRRKKLKVHKRMESNIVLLKMFPGIDIATVEHIFAYPEIKGLVIETYGSGNTTNEEWFLKALKKITTKGIPVINVTQCSGGSVVMGLYETSTALKKMGVISGKDITTEAALAKLMYLLGQKISPNSFKTIFETSLRGEMM from the coding sequence ATGCATAAAAAACCCAACATACTTTTAATATATACTGGAGGTACCATAGGTATGATTAAAGATTTTGAAACCGGAGCACTTCGTAATTTCAATTTTGACGATCTGTTAAAGCACATTCCAGAATTAAAGTTGTTGGACTGCGAAATAAGCACTCGAAGTTTTGAAGAGCCCATCGACAGCTCTAATATGAGCGCTAAATATTGGACGATGATAGCGGGTATTATTGAAGAAAATTATGCAGACTTTGATGGGTTTGTGGTATTGCACGGAAGCGATACCATGTCTTACACTGCTTCGGCTTTAAGTTTTATGTTGGAAAACTTAGCAAAACCAGTCGTGTTTACAGGATCGCAGTTACCTATTGGTGATTTACGCACCGATGCGAAAGAAAATTTAATTACCTCTATACAAATAGCAGCACTACAAGAAAAGGGGAGGCCTAAAATATCTGAAGTATGTCTGTATTTTGAATATAAATTGTACCGGGCGAACCGTACCACAAAAATAAATGCAGAACATTTTGAAGCATTTGCTTCCTTAAATTATCCGCCATTGGTTGAGAGCGGTGTTCATCTTTTTATCAACCACGAAGCACTTTATAAACCCAACCGAAGAAAAAAACTGAAGGTGCACAAGCGGATGGAATCTAATATTGTGTTGCTGAAAATGTTTCCCGGAATCGATATTGCTACCGTAGAACACATTTTTGCATATCCCGAGATAAAAGGGTTAGTGATTGAAACCTACGGAAGTGGAAACACAACAAATGAAGAATGGTTTTTAAAAGCTCTAAAAAAAATAACCACAAAGGGAATTCCAGTAATTAATGTAACTCAATGTTCAGGTGGAAGTGTAGTAATGGGGCTTTACGAAACTAGCACAGCCCTAAAAAAAATGGGGGTTATTTCAGGTAAAGACATAACAACTGAAGCCGCCTTGGCAAAATTAATGTACCTTTTAGGGCAAAAAATATCACCTAATAGCTTTAAAACCATATTTGAAACATCTTTAAGAGGAGAGATGATGTAA
- a CDS encoding MotA/TolQ/ExbB proton channel family protein, which yields MKKLFSIMAIAAMVFAGTCNVNAATAQTVQSNAQTLTTAATVTFVQDEEAAAEADEPQGWHQELKQRFIEGGPAFMGIVLLCLILGLAIAIERIIYLNLSTTNTQKLAANVEDALNSGGIEAAKEVCRNTKGPVASIYYQGLDRADEGVDAAEKAVVAYGGVQMGQLEKNVSWVSLFIALAPMLGFMGTVIGMIKAFDKIQAAGDMNPSLVAGGIKVALLTTVFGLIVAIILQIFYNYIIAKIDSIVNSMEDASITLIDMLVDYKNRK from the coding sequence ATGAAAAAATTATTTTCTATTATGGCAATTGCCGCAATGGTCTTTGCGGGAACATGTAACGTAAACGCAGCAACTGCTCAAACAGTACAGAGCAATGCCCAAACATTAACAACCGCAGCTACAGTGACCTTTGTACAAGACGAGGAAGCAGCAGCCGAGGCAGATGAGCCACAAGGATGGCATCAAGAATTAAAACAACGTTTTATAGAAGGTGGTCCTGCTTTTATGGGGATTGTACTTTTATGTCTTATCCTTGGTCTAGCAATTGCGATTGAAAGAATTATTTATTTAAACCTTTCAACTACCAATACACAGAAATTAGCTGCAAATGTAGAAGATGCGCTAAATAGTGGAGGTATTGAAGCGGCTAAAGAAGTGTGTAGAAACACTAAAGGGCCAGTAGCTTCTATTTACTACCAAGGTCTTGATCGTGCAGACGAGGGTGTTGACGCCGCTGAAAAAGCTGTAGTAGCTTATGGAGGTGTACAAATGGGACAATTAGAGAAAAACGTTTCTTGGGTGTCCTTATTTATCGCTCTTGCTCCTATGCTTGGTTTTATGGGTACCGTAATAGGTATGATTAAAGCCTTTGATAAAATTCAGGCTGCAGGTGATATGAACCCTTCTCTTGTTGCTGGTGGTATTAAAGTAGCACTTTTAACAACAGTATTCGGTTTGATCGTTGCGATTATACTTCAAATTTTCTATAACTATATTATCGCTAAAATTGATAGTATCGTAAACAGTATGGAAGATGCTTCTATCACATTAATTGATATGTTGGTAGATTACAAAAACAGAAAATAA
- a CDS encoding ExbD/TolR family protein — protein MARRATPEVNAGSMADIAFLLLIFFLVTTTIEKDKGIARQLPPDEEIEDPPIIKQKNLFIVSVNKDDQLLVEDELMKVGDLREAAIQFLDNGGAPNGSPEYCNYCKGARDPKSSDNPEKAVISVQNDRLTSYSMYITVQNELVAAYNFLRNRESQRLFGWKFTEVKQSIDEGSFNGNEDDAQEKLERIQKLFPLKLSEAEPKKSGQ, from the coding sequence ATGGCAAGAAGAGCAACACCCGAGGTTAACGCAGGGTCTATGGCAGACATCGCATTCCTGCTCCTTATATTTTTCTTGGTAACAACTACCATTGAAAAAGATAAGGGTATTGCGAGACAATTGCCCCCTGACGAAGAGATAGAAGATCCACCAATAATCAAGCAAAAAAACTTGTTTATTGTTAGTGTGAACAAAGACGATCAATTATTGGTTGAAGATGAATTGATGAAAGTAGGAGATTTACGCGAAGCTGCAATACAGTTTTTAGACAATGGAGGTGCTCCAAACGGAAGCCCCGAATATTGTAATTACTGTAAAGGAGCAAGAGATCCGAAATCATCAGATAATCCTGAAAAGGCAGTTATATCGGTGCAAAATGACCGTTTAACCTCCTACAGTATGTATATAACCGTTCAAAATGAATTGGTTGCAGCATACAACTTCCTACGGAACAGGGAATCACAACGATTATTTGGTTGGAAATTTACAGAGGTGAAACAGTCTATAGATGAAGGTAGCTTTAATGGAAATGAGGATGATGCTCAAGAAAAATTAGAGCGAATTCAAAAACTATTCCCTCTTAAATTATCAGAAGCTGAACCTAAGAAGAGCGGACAATAA
- a CDS encoding tetratricopeptide repeat-containing sensor histidine kinase, whose protein sequence is MQKKFLVVFSLLLVYPFMGSGQDISFYKRKARIATDTLSKLAAIDSVLSKSYSVDNDTFVKYSGQYIELAKEIDSISLAAKKAMNLQLILSDYKNEPRRAIMIIDGVLAHKYKIKDSFLLGGLYLKRGKANLKLNVKESIEDYAKAINNFSTKDSIYIADAYLFSGQAYSNIGKFVAASDYYEKAYRFYEKRKEYEYMLHARQGIITMFSMNGFYDKAEKERKDLIETLKGLENKKYIITEYYNQAIDYQKTGNKELELAYLLKADSLLTITDNTQEDYINRIDVNAKLAEYYISNNQLFKAKEYIKILDQWIGKAKQDRLAKISYNGAKAKYYHAMGLDNEALQFAEDQLLFAKAVGHEDDIMYSHLLLSNIYSETGKFKKSLENKNAYLNLRDSLYNKGTAQFLAYYQTLYETEKKEKKLVEKNTNIQLLEKDNENFKKIVFFSSLAVVLLFGLILLYRNQRYLKSNKEVQEKFSQKLLVSQELERKRISKDLHDGLGQRLLLIKNKIVANGDNDTKKMVDDAIDEVRSISRDLHPFQLQEMGITKAIEYTLTQIDENTTLFISSEIDNIDNLFTKEQEVNIYRIVQEALNNILKHAKAEASRVTIKKLTGNIVISVKDNGVGFDFTEKYQNIKSLGLKTLLERTRFLNGQMKVKSIKNNGTIIIFQFPVS, encoded by the coding sequence ATGCAAAAAAAGTTTTTGGTAGTATTTAGCCTATTATTAGTATACCCTTTTATGGGTAGTGGGCAAGATATATCTTTTTATAAAAGAAAAGCCCGTATTGCCACTGACACGCTCTCCAAGCTAGCGGCTATCGACTCTGTTCTCTCAAAAAGCTATAGTGTTGATAATGACACCTTTGTTAAATATAGTGGTCAATATATTGAGTTGGCTAAAGAAATAGACAGCATATCATTAGCCGCCAAAAAGGCCATGAATTTACAGTTGATTCTTTCAGACTATAAAAATGAACCCCGACGAGCCATAATGATAATCGATGGGGTTCTGGCTCATAAGTATAAAATAAAAGACAGCTTTTTATTAGGTGGACTCTACCTTAAAAGAGGAAAAGCAAATCTTAAGCTTAACGTAAAAGAATCTATAGAAGACTATGCAAAGGCAATAAATAATTTTTCTACAAAAGATTCCATATATATTGCAGATGCCTACTTGTTTAGTGGGCAAGCGTATTCGAACATCGGGAAATTTGTAGCCGCGAGTGATTATTATGAAAAAGCATATCGCTTTTACGAAAAGAGAAAAGAGTATGAGTATATGTTACATGCTAGACAAGGTATCATTACCATGTTCAGCATGAACGGTTTTTATGATAAGGCTGAAAAAGAACGTAAAGATCTTATTGAAACCCTTAAAGGGTTGGAAAACAAAAAATACATAATAACCGAGTATTACAATCAAGCTATTGATTATCAAAAAACTGGGAACAAAGAATTAGAACTTGCATATCTTTTAAAAGCAGATTCGTTACTTACTATCACCGACAATACGCAAGAAGATTACATTAACCGCATAGACGTTAATGCTAAACTTGCCGAATATTACATAAGCAACAATCAATTATTTAAAGCAAAAGAGTATATAAAAATACTAGATCAATGGATTGGCAAGGCAAAACAAGATCGCTTAGCTAAAATAAGTTACAATGGTGCCAAGGCTAAATATTATCATGCTATGGGCCTCGATAATGAAGCATTGCAATTTGCCGAAGATCAATTGTTATTTGCAAAGGCGGTTGGCCATGAGGATGATATTATGTATTCCCACTTATTACTCTCTAATATTTATTCTGAAACGGGAAAATTTAAAAAAAGTCTTGAAAATAAAAATGCTTACTTAAACTTACGGGATTCTTTATACAATAAAGGTACAGCACAATTTCTAGCCTATTATCAAACCTTGTACGAAACCGAAAAAAAAGAAAAAAAGCTAGTTGAAAAAAACACTAACATTCAATTATTGGAAAAAGACAATGAAAACTTCAAGAAGATTGTGTTCTTTTCAAGTTTAGCGGTCGTACTTCTATTTGGCCTTATACTACTATATCGTAACCAACGCTACCTTAAAAGTAATAAAGAAGTACAAGAAAAATTTAGTCAAAAACTTTTGGTATCACAAGAACTAGAACGAAAGCGTATCTCTAAAGACCTTCACGATGGACTTGGACAAAGATTACTACTCATTAAAAATAAAATTGTGGCCAACGGCGACAATGACACCAAAAAAATGGTTGATGATGCAATTGACGAAGTTCGGTCTATATCAAGAGACCTTCATCCGTTTCAGCTTCAGGAAATGGGGATAACCAAAGCAATAGAATACACATTAACACAAATAGATGAAAATACAACGCTTTTTATTTCTTCTGAAATAGATAATATTGATAACTTGTTCACCAAAGAGCAAGAGGTGAATATCTATAGGATTGTGCAAGAAGCACTCAATAATATTTTAAAGCACGCCAAAGCTGAAGCCAGTAGAGTAACCATAAAAAAACTCACCGGAAACATCGTTATTTCAGTTAAGGACAATGGTGTAGGTTTTGATTTTACTGAAAAGTACCAAAATATAAAATCCCTAGGCTTAAAAACACTTTTGGAACGAACCCGATTTTTAAATGGACAAATGAAGGTGAAATCAATAAAAAATAATGGTACTATAATCATTTTTCAATTTCCGGTATCATGA
- a CDS encoding retropepsin-like aspartic protease family protein: MQLRTFLEGKKFYRIPLKKLATGHYELTATINGVQGLFILDTGASTSCIGFDEINYFMMESEDSEIKAAGAGAINMETKITRKNKIAIGNWSSNSMDFVVFDLSHVNQALQQAEEDSVNGIIGADFLKQFRAVIDYGRNCVYLK; this comes from the coding sequence ATGCAATTACGTACATTCCTTGAAGGGAAAAAATTTTATAGAATACCGTTAAAAAAATTGGCAACAGGACATTATGAATTAACTGCCACAATAAATGGAGTTCAAGGTTTATTTATTTTAGACACAGGGGCTTCAACAAGTTGTATTGGTTTTGATGAAATCAATTATTTTATGATGGAAAGTGAAGACAGTGAAATAAAAGCTGCTGGTGCCGGAGCTATCAATATGGAAACGAAAATTACTCGAAAAAACAAAATTGCTATAGGAAATTGGAGTTCAAATTCTATGGATTTTGTGGTTTTTGATCTCTCACATGTAAATCAAGCACTACAACAAGCGGAAGAAGATTCTGTAAACGGAATTATCGGAGCCGATTTTTTAAAGCAATTCCGCGCTGTTATTGATTATGGAAGAAACTGTGTGTATTTAAAATAA